One Mycolicibacterium crocinum DNA window includes the following coding sequences:
- a CDS encoding LuxR C-terminal-related transcriptional regulator, giving the protein MAAWRLGYGRHSMQLSEQAFNRLVAADDTQGAAMKAVEVALQWFNGGDLTITRVWISRGRRLHDKQPDDQILAYLLYLDSLVAIDEGRNDVAKDLAEQLQQVTDRLNDPGFNALCSTASGVTMLPFARTSEAFAQLDEAMMPVLADQVPVDWAGDIYCAVIHECHRLADLNRMKTWFEAMEVWRKGPQVSASWYGTTCEVHKMDLHSATQDFTAVEQRLVNAIAALGDFPGTAGKGYCELGEIRRRKGDIDGAREAFAKAREHNKDPQPGEALLRCQLGEADAAATDLRMRMDAEQDDINRTRLLPAAVEIALTRGKVDEADRYCTELEAGAEKFDSPGFRAWARHARGAVLVKQGKYDDALPVLQDALRRYRSTQCRYEMAQVYEWLSQARKGTGDAAGAEADAANAQAIYHQLGAAQPQADAAPGGLTKRELEVLAGIAAGASNRDLGKQLFISEKTVGRHLANIYVKLGVSSRTAAAAWAHENKVRPTSFAP; this is encoded by the coding sequence ATGGCCGCCTGGCGCCTCGGCTACGGCCGGCACTCCATGCAGCTCTCTGAGCAGGCCTTTAACCGCCTCGTCGCCGCCGACGACACCCAGGGCGCCGCCATGAAAGCCGTCGAGGTCGCCCTGCAGTGGTTCAACGGCGGGGACCTCACCATCACCCGCGTCTGGATCAGCCGCGGCCGCCGCCTGCACGACAAGCAGCCCGACGACCAAATCCTGGCCTACCTGCTCTACCTCGACTCCCTCGTCGCCATCGACGAAGGCCGCAACGACGTCGCCAAAGATCTCGCGGAGCAACTTCAACAAGTCACGGACAGACTGAACGATCCCGGCTTCAACGCCCTGTGCTCCACCGCCAGCGGCGTCACCATGCTCCCCTTCGCCCGCACCAGCGAGGCCTTCGCCCAACTCGACGAGGCGATGATGCCCGTCCTCGCCGATCAGGTCCCCGTCGACTGGGCCGGCGACATCTACTGCGCCGTCATCCACGAATGCCATCGCCTCGCCGACCTCAACCGCATGAAGACCTGGTTCGAGGCCATGGAGGTCTGGCGCAAGGGCCCGCAGGTCTCCGCCTCCTGGTACGGCACCACCTGCGAGGTCCACAAGATGGACCTGCACAGCGCCACCCAAGACTTCACCGCGGTCGAACAGCGACTCGTCAACGCCATCGCCGCCCTCGGCGACTTCCCCGGTACCGCAGGCAAGGGCTACTGCGAACTCGGCGAAATCCGTCGCCGCAAGGGCGACATCGACGGCGCCCGCGAGGCATTCGCCAAAGCCCGAGAACACAACAAAGACCCTCAGCCCGGCGAAGCACTCTTACGGTGCCAGCTCGGCGAGGCCGACGCCGCCGCCACCGACCTGCGCATGCGCATGGATGCCGAGCAGGACGACATCAACCGCACCCGTCTACTGCCCGCCGCCGTCGAAATCGCCTTAACCCGAGGCAAAGTCGACGAAGCCGACCGCTACTGCACCGAGCTCGAGGCCGGCGCCGAGAAGTTCGACTCCCCCGGCTTTCGCGCCTGGGCCCGCCACGCCCGCGGCGCAGTACTCGTCAAACAAGGCAAGTACGACGACGCCCTCCCCGTTCTGCAAGACGCTCTACGCCGCTACCGCAGCACCCAATGCCGCTACGAGATGGCCCAGGTCTACGAGTGGCTATCCCAAGCCCGCAAAGGAACCGGAGACGCCGCCGGTGCGGAAGCCGACGCCGCCAACGCCCAGGCCATCTACCACCAGCTCGGCGCCGCCCAGCCGCAAGCCGATGCGGCACCCGGCGGCCTGACCAAGCGCGAACTCGAGGTGCTGGCCGGCATCGCCGCCGGCGCCTCCAACCGCGACCTCGGCAAGCAGCTCTTCATCAGCGAGAAGACCGTCGGCCGACACCTGGCCAACATCTACGTCAAGCTCGGTGTCTCCTCGCGCACCGCGGCCGCGGCCTGGGCCCACGAAAACAAGGTCCGACCTACATCATTTGCACCATAG
- a CDS encoding type I restriction-modification system subunit M, whose amino-acid sequence MAQTNANLIWKIADLLRGPYQPNQYGDVILPFTILRRLDCILEPTKSEVLAEYKKISAKKVDPAVMLKAKFKLPFYNTSRWTFDALVGDPEGVADNLIDYIERFSPNVRDVFDGFRMIDLIGDLSKSDRLYLIVKEFAAVDLHPKVVTNHDMGYIFEELIRKFAESNNAQAGDHFTPREVIALMVDILFHTEDDVLTKPGTVRTIYDPAAGTGGMLSTAYDHLIEMNPKARPVLYGQDINPRSYAMCKSDMIIKGQDVDNIYLGDTLTDDGFRTKHFDFLLSNPPFGVAWNTQQKSVTDEYEQRGFAGRFGPGLPRVSDGSLLFLMHLVSKMQPVKGGEGGSRLAIVLNGSPLFTGGAGSGESNIRQWIIENDLLDAIIALPTDMFYNTGISTYIWILDNNKRPKRKGKVQLINAVDMYGKMRKSLGSKRKELRPKDIERICHLYDSFRNETGAERPAHSKVFKGEEFGYSTITVERPLQLRFTPNADKIEEVLTQKSIEKLKPGEQAAIRNALTGLVGWEWKQREEFIAELKDALRKAGLTKPSAPLVKTIWSTIGEHDDDAIIVTDSKGEPEPDPALRDTENVPLIDDIAEYFAREVVPHHPDSWIDPDKTKVGYEIPFTRHFYRYLPPRPLEEIQKDLRVLVGEIQVMLKEVGA is encoded by the coding sequence ATGGCGCAAACGAATGCCAACCTGATTTGGAAGATCGCTGATCTACTTCGGGGGCCGTATCAGCCCAACCAATACGGCGACGTGATCCTGCCATTCACCATCCTGCGCCGCCTGGACTGCATTCTGGAGCCGACCAAGAGCGAGGTGCTCGCGGAGTACAAGAAAATCTCGGCGAAGAAAGTCGATCCCGCTGTGATGCTGAAGGCCAAGTTCAAGCTGCCGTTCTACAACACCTCCCGCTGGACCTTCGATGCGCTGGTTGGCGACCCAGAAGGTGTCGCAGACAACCTCATTGACTACATCGAGCGGTTCTCGCCCAACGTCCGTGACGTCTTCGATGGCTTCCGCATGATCGACCTCATCGGAGACTTGTCGAAGTCGGATCGCCTGTACCTGATCGTCAAGGAGTTCGCCGCCGTCGACCTGCATCCGAAGGTCGTCACCAATCACGACATGGGTTACATCTTCGAAGAACTCATTCGTAAGTTCGCCGAATCCAACAACGCCCAGGCCGGTGACCACTTCACCCCCCGCGAGGTCATCGCGCTGATGGTCGACATCTTGTTCCACACCGAAGATGACGTCCTCACCAAGCCCGGCACGGTCCGCACCATCTACGATCCCGCTGCAGGGACTGGCGGCATGCTCTCGACGGCCTACGACCACCTCATCGAGATGAATCCGAAAGCCCGCCCAGTGCTTTATGGGCAGGACATCAACCCTCGCTCCTACGCGATGTGCAAGTCCGACATGATCATTAAGGGCCAGGACGTCGACAACATTTACCTCGGTGACACGCTGACCGATGACGGCTTCCGCACCAAACACTTCGACTTCCTGCTATCCAACCCGCCATTCGGCGTCGCGTGGAACACCCAACAGAAGTCAGTCACCGACGAATACGAACAACGTGGCTTCGCCGGACGCTTCGGCCCCGGCCTTCCCCGCGTCTCAGACGGGTCACTGCTATTCCTGATGCACCTGGTCTCTAAGATGCAGCCCGTCAAGGGTGGCGAGGGCGGTAGCCGCCTGGCCATCGTGCTCAACGGCTCCCCACTCTTCACCGGTGGAGCCGGTTCGGGCGAGTCCAACATCCGGCAGTGGATCATCGAGAACGACCTACTCGACGCGATCATCGCGCTGCCGACCGACATGTTCTACAACACCGGAATCAGCACCTACATATGGATCTTGGACAATAACAAGCGGCCCAAGCGCAAGGGCAAGGTCCAACTGATCAACGCCGTCGACATGTACGGCAAGATGCGCAAGTCGTTGGGTTCCAAGCGCAAAGAATTGCGGCCCAAGGACATCGAGCGGATCTGCCACTTATACGACAGCTTCCGCAACGAGACCGGCGCCGAGCGTCCCGCCCACTCGAAGGTCTTCAAGGGTGAGGAGTTCGGCTACTCCACCATCACCGTCGAACGCCCACTACAACTCCGTTTCACTCCTAACGCGGACAAGATAGAAGAAGTTCTCACTCAGAAGAGCATTGAGAAGCTCAAGCCTGGCGAGCAGGCCGCCATCCGCAACGCACTCACCGGGCTGGTCGGGTGGGAATGGAAGCAGCGCGAGGAGTTCATCGCCGAACTCAAAGATGCTCTCCGCAAGGCTGGGCTGACCAAACCGTCTGCCCCTCTGGTCAAGACAATCTGGTCGACCATAGGTGAGCACGACGACGATGCCATCATCGTCACCGACTCCAAAGGCGAACCCGAACCCGATCCCGCGCTTCGCGACACCGAGAACGTGCCTCTAATCGACGACATAGCAGAGTACTTCGCCCGCGAGGTTGTCCCGCACCACCCTGATTCCTGGATCGACCCCGACAAGACCAAGGTAGGCTACGAGATCCCCTTCACCCGACACTTCTACCGTTATCTACCGCCCAGACCGCTGGAAGAAATTCAGAAGGACCTCCGAGTACTCGTGGGCGAAATCCAGGTGATGCTCAAAGAGGTTGGCGCATGA